GATCCGATATCGAAACGCAAATCCCACCATCTAAAGTAGGTACCGATTGAGAGGAATATGAGCGAGAGGATAATAGCTAACGCCACCCCGATTTGCAACCAATCGCGTCTCTGTTCCATTCTCCACCTCACGGAATGAATATCTCACGCTCGACCATACACTTTGAATATTACCAAGATATTTGTTGAACTGCACTTCGACTATTGATCGAATTTTGATTGGTTTTGGCTTTACCCACTTCATACAAAAACGCATTTCTGGCTTAAAACCGTCGAAGACCAGAACTAAGGACGGAAATTGGCATAACAGCCGGCGGCAACTATTAAGACTTGGCAAGTTCCACTGAGATCGGCTTCTCCACATAACCGTTATGGATTTCAACCTTTGAATGCAAACTCATCGACTGACCTCATAAGCCCGTTACTCATATATTCTGAGATCCACTCCAAGAAATATCGCGTTTCGAGAGAGTCCGACACTCCGAGGAGGACGATGCCGAATTAGCAAAAGAGAGGCTCTTGAAGCCTCTCTTTTGCTCTAGTTCTGATCCAATTTAAGTACGTCCGCATTTCGGAGAGAGTCCGACTCCCCGAGGAGGACGAAATTTTATCGCCAGACCGAGATCTGGACAATCGCCTCCCTGAGAAATGCGATGTTTAGTCTAACAAACGCAGAAGCCTTAAAAACCTCTACGTTGCACTGGTTTTTAATTAGTTCAATAAGTCCATTTTAGGTTCTGATTCTACCTCAATGTACATTTGGTTCGATATACATACTTTAGTTCCAGGCTCAATCCAAAATGCTTAGATAATTAAGCCTTTAGGACGATGTATTGTTAGACCTATAAATTTAAAAATGTGCCATAAATACACAAAGGGGGTTAAAGATGTCTGTATTCCATAGCACCATAAGTAGACGGGAATTCATGAAGGTTCTCGGTTTTGCTGGGGCCGGCACTGGTGCTGCTTCGCTCGTTGCGCCTATCTTTCATGACCTTGATGAGGTGATTTCTTCCGAGAGCGCTGGTTGGAAACGCGCCTGGTGGGTTAAATCTGTCGATGAGCCCACAGTAGAAATTGACTGGGGCCAGGTCAAAAGGTTTGACCATAGGGTATCTGCCCACGCCTCTTGGGCTAACGCACAACATTGGGGAAAAGAAAGATGGAATCAAGCCGCAAAAGAGGGCGAAACGAAGGCTGCTGCGCTCATCGGCACAAAGGGCTATAAGTTGCGCGATTACGCACTGGCTGCAGGAGGAGGTGTCTATTCCAGTTATCGGTTAACATGGAATTGGGATTTCACCGGTTCTGATAAAACCGCTACTCCTGAAAGCCTCAATATGCCTAAATGGCAAGGAACTCCAGAGGAAAACGTTCGAATTATACGTGCCGCGGCTAAAAACTATGGGGCTGGGCAAATTGGCGCTGCTGAACTTTCGGGCCATGAAAAGAATCTTGTGTATACGTACAATCGGACCGGTCCCTTGGGCTCCAGCACCTCCGACAGCTGGATCGACAAACCTTGGCCCCCACCGCCAGGCTATTGGCGAAAGATCGATTTTGAAAATGTAGACGTGGGATATACAGAGTCTTATGAAGGCGTGAAAGACGTGCGCTTAGTGTTACCAAACAAAACTCTCTGGGATATTGGTATCATGATCCCGATGGCCCGCGAGTCTTGGAGCACCTCTGCTGATGGGATAACCTCTACCCAGTTATCATCAGACGCCAACGGAGCTCGCTATCGGATGTTCCATCAGTCATTGCTTCCGAGTCTCCAGGGATTCGTTCGAACACTAGGTTACCATAGCTACGGCTATGCAAAGAAGGATGGACCCGGTGGCTTAATGCCTTCGGAAGCCAGCGCCGTACTGGGCGGCGTCTCCGAAATGGGCCGAAGTAGTGAGATTTGCATAAACCCCGAACACGGCTCGGTAACGGGCTACTATAGTATGCTCACTGATCTAGAGCTTGAGCCAGCTAAACCAATCGACGCCGGTATCTTCCGCTTCTGCCATACTTGCCGGATGTGCGCAAACACCTGCCCAAGCCAATCAATTTCGCACGATTCCGAACCTTCTTGGGAAATACCAAACTTCGACTATAAGGTACCCAATATGTGTTCGGTTCCAGGGAAGAAACTTTTCTGGATTAATATCACCTCCTGCCAGGCATCACGGAGCTATACAAACAACTGCCCACAGATCTGCCGTGCGGTTTGCAACTTTAATACCAGTTCAGCAGCTATGGCCCACGAACTTGTCAGGAGCACAATATCCACGACCTCGATATTTAATGGTTTCTTCTGGCAAATGAGCAAGACCTTTGGTTACGGAACATTGGATCCCGAAAAATGGTGGGAGATTGCACCAGACTTACCAACTTGGGGCACGGATAGCACGCTATTCACTTCTGCAGGTGCGTATAAGCGCTAATTCTCTTTATTGAAAAATATTTCATCGGACGAAGGGAGAGTTTTCTCTCCCTTCGCTTTTTCTATTTGACGCGGTTTTAGGCAGATTTTAGGTTAGAGTAGGTTCAGAATGCTAAGATGATTAGTCCTTTGTGCGATGCTTTAACAACGGGCCGAGAGTTGTATGCTCTCGGTCTGTCCGGAGCTTAACCATTCCATACTCCGTCGCGTTTCCGAGAGAGTCCGACTCTTAGGAGGACAAAATTCTAACACGAGACCGAGAGCCTTAGACTCTCGGTCCGTCTGGTTCTTAGCCAATCCATCCTCCGTCGCGTTTCGGAGTGAGTCCGGATCTCCCTCGAGGGGTTAATAAGACGAATAAAATAACAATACTGGCTCCTCATAAAAGCCAGCATTGTTATTTCAGAATGGAATGGAACTATTTTCGATACCCTCCATCATAGGAAACGATGGTGCTATCGAAACCCATAATCGGAAGTGACTGATCCCACCAATCTTCTGGATTATAAAGGCCGTAATCAAAAGATTTACTCATCGAGTAGAAAAACCCATTAAATAGCCCGGTTGCAGCTGCGGCGCCTTTGACTAATTCATGGACCATCGCGCCACTTCCAACCATGAAAGAACAGTTACCAATGCATTGTTTACATCCATGGCCAGCTTCATATATGTAAGTCCAACAAAGAGCCCCGTTTCCGAAATATGATTTCCTACCAAGGTGGTGCATTATATTCTCTTTCCCGTCAACTGGAGGCGCTTCCCAAGAGGGATCTCCCATTGGGATTGTACCCGCTGGACAGGTCTCCGCACACTTCCCACACCTTTGACAGAAACGGAAAATCCCGGCATCGATAGGTTTTGTTGGAGCAACAGGTAAATCTGTAAGTAACGTCCAAGATGAATGCGCCAAAGCCATTTCAGGAGTCAAAGATAATACACCCTGGCGATTTTCTTCAGCAATCCCTCCAAGTATTGCTGTGGAGTTATCTGGCACTGCATCCCATCCATCCTGCATCGTACCTAGAGTCTGATACCCCAAATAACGCATAAAATACGAAAAGGAAGGGTAGAAAAGAACCCTTAGGTTATCATGCGGACCCCTTCCGTTTGCGAGCAACGATGGAGCAGCTTGATATTGGTGTTTGCCCCCAGGGAAATCAGCACATATCCAATACATGTTTTTTAATGGGATGACCAGTTTTGTGGGCGTAGAATAACCCAAATCAACATCTTCATATACGATTGGATTCGTCATCGCATCGGTCCAATTGGATTTGTCGATGTACATTTCTGTATTCTGCCAAACGTTTCCTCTTGAATGTGAGTTTACGACTTTTGTACGCATCCTCTGATCCAACTCACCATACCCAAATAAAGCGCCCCCAAAAAAACGCATTGCAGCATTGAGCATGCGGCTCGCTTCCTCTGGCGTCCCGGTCCATTTGGGTTCTCCTCTTTCTTGGGGTGTCTTGGCGATAGTGACGCCCTTCGCTCCCGTCCAGGATCTTTCAACATCTTTTCGAACTAGAGTCAGGGCTTGATCTCGGACAGTGAATCCGGATTGACCGGCAGCCATTCGCTTAGCATTCTCGGCCGCTCCTTTGGCCTGACAAGTCAATACTCTATCTTTGCCGTAATACATAGCTCGTACGTAGGCCGCTTGGCCTGAAAATCGAGGATCATAGCGATTTGGGGTCATTTCCCAGTCAACTTCTACTGTGGGATTGTACAAATCTCGTTCTTTCACGTACCAAGGGCGACGCTGGATACTTTTCTGTGACGATATAAGTTCATCAACATCATGGAAAATCGGGGCTGCCAGAGATGCACTACCGATGCCGGCACCGACTAAACCAATAGCTTTCATAAAGTCTCTACGACTTACGGTACTATGAAATAATGACATGATATTCTCCTTCACAATTACTGCTTGTTTCAATGCTGCATTGGATAGCTAAAGTCAAACTTTACCTTCTATAACCACCATCGTATGCAATTCTTGTTGTATCTACACCTTGAGCAGGAAGAGATAAATCCCACCACTTTTCGGGATCCATTTGCCCATATCCAAAAACTTCGCTCATGTTGTAGAAAAAACTATTGAAGATATTTGTCGAAGCCATCGTGGTTTTGACGATTTCATGGACTAATGCCCTGTCGTTATTGTTAAAAGGGCAGACAGCGTAGCAAATTTTACAACTGCTGTTGACGTATCCATTTTCTTGGCTCCACATGGAGCAAGTTTCAGTATCCTGCCAAAAAGCCCGAATACCCTTTGGATGGAAAATTGTTGGTTTCCCTTCCACCATCGGTTGGTCCCAGGTGGGTTCTTTTTCATTGGAGATAGCGCTTGCGGGGCAGCTTTTAGCACACTTCCCGCAACTGTGGCAAAACTGCCAAATACCGGCATCTATTGGCTTGGTAGGAGCTAGAGGTAAGTCCGTTAAAAAAACGAACATACGACCAAACTGACCGTATTCCGGTGTAATAGTGTATAGCTGTTGCCGCGTGTGTTCACCGACGCCCGACAAGACCTCGCCAGGCCCGCCGGCAATTGGCTCGTCGCCATCTACATGGTTGGTCAACATCTGATAACCCAGGTATCTTTGGAAATTAAAGGAATGGCAATACGTGTTCATATTGACGTATGCCCCACCAACGTTACCCACAGAGCCCAGGGGGGATGGGGCACATCGAAAAAGTTCCTTTGACATTTGGGTGAAATAGGCGACATACCACATCGGTTTGGTGGGGATAACTCGTTTGCTGGTCGTTTCATACCCCTTAACAACATCCTCATAAACATAGGGAGGCGCCGCACTTGCCGGAGGAGGCCATGAGTCAATGAAATTTGTGCCTGAAGTCGATGCGCGAGGATAAGCCAAAACGATCTTATCCCTCATACGTTGATCTAGTTCCCCATAACCAACCAGGGTGGCGCCACGGTGCCTGAGAACAGCCGTTAGCATCTGGCTTGCCTCTTCGGGTGTGCCAGTCCACTTGGGCTCTCCCCTTTCTTCTGGGGTCTTGGCTTGAGCGATGCCAACGGGTCCATTTGCCCAGGTATGAGCGACATCGATTTTGTAGGGTACTTCACTCAAAGCCCGCGCTCTATATGTATAACCAGGCTCATTGGCAGCGACGCGTTGAGCGTAAACCTCCGCGTTCTTCTTAGCAGCGTTAATTACACGTTGTTTCCCGAAGTATTGGGCACGAGAGTAGGCGGTTTGCGATGTGAGTCTTGAATCGTACCGTTCAAGCATGGTCCAATCAACGTCGATAGTTGGATTATAAATTTCTCTATCCTTGACGTACCACGGGCGTTTCTGGATCGATTTTGATGAAGCCATTACTTCGTCTAGGTCATGAAAGGTTGGCGAAGTCAATGCAGCCCCTCCAAATCCCACTCCAGCAAAACCAAGTCCTTTCATAAAATCCCTTCGGCTTACTGTGCTATGAAATACCGACATTTTTCCTTCTCCTTCTTTTTGAATCGTTTTGTCGTTTTGGGATAAAATAAGCATGGGAAGGTCGTTAAATTCTGACCCTCATCCGGCAGTTTTTACGTTCTTCCTTTCTGGCGGCCTCTCGAACAGGCCGCCGGTTTTTTTTGTTTTTACGCGCTAAAAATATAAAAGCACCTGCACAGTCTTGATGCCCCTTTTTGTTCTGGTAGGCAACTCCTTACCGCTTAAAACGCGACGTGTCTATATTTGGTATTTATTTCTCATCTGGTGGTTTTATAGGCTACTTTTTGTGAAGTTGCATCGTCCTTTGGTACTAGTACTGCATTGTACTTTATGCCGATTTCTATTTTGTTATTACCTTCTAAACGAGTTAATTAACGTTCCGTTATGTCATTTATGGCACCTATTGTATAGACTCTTCATGCTATGATGTATGCAGTTGAGGTCATAAAGGACTGATGAATAATTCCCAGCGACTCGAGTCAGAGTTAAAATATCAAATTCTCTTTGATAACGCTGACGATGCGATATTGGTCTGGAAGGTTAACGAGAAACTCAATGAGTTTGTTGTAATTGAAGCTAATCAGGTGGCATGTAACCGTTACGGATATGCGCATAATGAGATTATCGGCCTGACCGGAGAACAGTTGAACACTCCTGAAAGCCTTTTAAGGAATAGGTATGTTGGTGCAGCCCTCGCTAGAGATGGGCATGTCACCGCTGAAATTACCCATTTAACCAAATACGGTAAACCGATCCCTAATGAGGTGCGCTCCCACCTATTTTCTCTGAACGGAGAACGGGTAATCATCTCTGTCTGCAGGGATGTTTCCGAGCGCAAAGAACTCGAAAGACAACGCCAGGAACTCCTTCAACAAGAGCGTCGGCTCCGTGAAAAAGCTGAGGCGGACACGCTGATGAGGGCTAATTACGTCCGTGCGCTGGCTCACGAGTTGAAAACACCACTCACATCGCTCATGGCCTCCAGTGAGCACCTGATGGATGTACTAAAAGACGGTCACCTTAATGAGTTCGCCAAGAATATTTGCTACGGAGCGGAAAGAATCAACAACCGCATCGAAGAACTACATGACATGGTACGCCTCGAAAGTGGAAATTTTAACCTACCATCATATCCAGTCGATATGAAGCAACTACTTCTTGACGCGGTCGCTTTCGTTAAACCCACAGCGGTTAAGGGCAAGATTTCTCTTGAAATCACAATTCCAAATGAATTGCCTTTGGTTTGTGGCGATACCGAGCGTTTGCAGCAGGTCGTACTTAATCTGCTGAACAATGCCTTGAAATACACCCCTAAGGGGGGGGCGGTCTGGCTTAAAGCCTCAGTTGGACAAAAGGGGCTCATAGTCGAAGTAGGAGACACCGGATGTGGCATTCCAAAAACGGATCAAAATGATCTATTCAAGCCCTACAATCGACGACATCCTAAACAGCAGAAGGTTGATGGGCTGGGTTTGGGACTAGTTATCGCAAAAGCTATCATCGAACGATACGGCGGACGAATATGGTTAGACAGTCAGCCCGGCAAAGGAAGTAGGTTTTTTATCGCCATGCCCATAATCACCCCGGAGGCTAATTGTGAAGGCGCTTGTAATTGACGATGATGATGGAATAATCCAGTCAGTTTCACTATGCCTGGGGCTGATCTGGCCGGATTCCGATATCAACTGGTGCCATCTAGGAAACGAAGGGATTAGTATGGTCCGGGAGACCTCTCCCGAATTGGTAGTTCTCGATCTTGGTCTGCCCGATATTTCCGGATATGACGCCCTGAAATCAATCCGCTCTTTTTCAAAAGTACCGGTCATCGTGCTCACCGTTCGAAGCGATGAAGATGATGTGGTTAGAGCTTTCAAACTAGGGGCCGATGACTATATTACCAAACCTTTTCGCAAGTTTGAGTTCCTTGCCAGGATTCAATCGGCCCTTTCCAAGTTTTATCCTAGAGCGGAGGATACCGGCAGCATAAAGACAAAATATGGCAACCTCCAATTCGACTCAACGCTCAAACAGCTTATCTACAATGGCAAGACAATCAGCTTGACCTCGACTGAAAGTAACACCTTGCGCATTCTCCTTGACCGCCAAGGTAAAATCGTAAGTTATAAAGAAATCGAACAAGAACTCTGGGGACATAACGTTCCAAATTCAGTCAAGGTAATCCGCGTTTATGTGAATCGGCTGAGAGAAAAACTTGAGCTTAATCCCAAAAATCCAAGACTAATTATCACCGAACCGGGTATTGGTTATTCGATTCATCCGACTGGCCCTAGGTCGTAACTTCAAAGCTTTCTAAGTTCCTGCACAACTCCTTAGCCATCTATTATTGATTCCAAAAAGTATAACTTTTCGTTAATCTATTCGTTTATCATCACATAACAATTCAGAAATCAGCATAAATGCGTATTTACATTGGAAAAACGCAATAGTACAGTTTCTCCCAATGCAACGAAGGAGGAGTAGAAAAAGACATGTTTCATAGTACAGTCTCAAGAAGAGAATTTATGAAAGGACTCGGCCTTGCTGGTGCCGGCATTGGAGCAGCCAGTCTGGTTTCCCCTGTGTTCCATGACCTTGATGAACTAGCTTCATCTGAGAGCGCATCTTATCGGCGCTCTTGGTGGGTCAAACAGAATTTGGAACATCATCATCCGACTGTTGAAGTCGACTGGGGCCAGATGAAACGCATTGACCAACGTCTGACGACTCAGTCGGCCTATGTCAATGCCCAATACGAGGGACTAGCCGAATGGAAAGCATTGATAACGCAAGGCGCCCCGACTCTGGCAAGTTTTAACGGACAAAAAGGCAACCGGCTAAGAGATTTAGCTCTGAATGCTGGGGCTGGTTATCATATGCAATCTGGCCCCGTAAAATTAACTCCCGTTTATTACCGTTCAACGTTACTTGGTCCTACCGATGGGGCACCGACTCCACAACAGAGAAATATGCCTAAATGGACAGGAACGCCAGAAGAAGGATCACGCATATTACGGGCAGCGGCGGTGTTTTATGGTGCCGGTCAAATAGGTGGCGCTGAGCTGGACCACAAACTGGTCTTCACTCACATCAAACATGGCAAAACAGCAACGGCTAACGACGCAACATTTATCGATACTTTCCCGCAGCCCTTAACTGCCGGACCAAAAATAGAATTCGTGGACGATGATATTGGCCACGAAACCGATGAAATTAAATATCTGCCAAATAAAACACTAATGGAAGTCGGAGTCATGATTCCCATGTCTAGAGAAGCTTGGAGAACGGATGACCCAGTAGCCGGCTCGTCCATTAGGGCTGCTGCTAATATAAGTCGATATAGAATATGGACCACCTGCGTTCAGCCTGCTATCCAGGTTTTTCTCCGTTCTCTCGGGTACACGGGTTACGGCTACCCATATCCTGATATGTCAGGTGGGCTTGTCCCCGCCCAGGCAAGCGCTGTGCTGGGTGGTGTTTCGGAAATGGGACGCTCGAGCGAAGTCGCGATAAATCCAGAACATGGCTCGACTGGAGGATACTACAGCTTCCTTACAGACCTCCCGATGGAGCATGATAGGCCTATTGATGCCGGTATCTTCCGCTTTTGTCATACCTGTCGTAAATGCGCGGATGCCTGCCCATCGGAATCCATTTCGCAGGACGCGGAGCCTTCTTGGGACATACCCCAATTTGATTACAAAGTACCGGCTATGAATATGGCTGCCGGCAAAAAATTGTTTTGGACCAATACACACTCATGCGCCAAATATCGGCTATCCGCTGCATGCTGTATCTGTCGTCCAGTGTGTACTTTCAATGTGAATCAAGGCTCAATGGTTCACGAATTGGTCAAATCTACTGCAGCAAACACATCACTGTTTAATGGCTTTTTCTGGAGTATGGCCAAACCATTCGGATATGGGCTGAAAGATCCTGACGAATGGTGGGATTTGTCTCTGCCGAGTTGGGGGACAGATAGCACTATGAGTGCATTCGATGGGGGCTATCGGAAATAAACGAATCGCGTCAATAATCATAAAGGCGGGCTCGTTTTCGAGCCCGCCTTTTCTTCAATGATTCTCAAGGAATTGATAACCAATTTTTATATGACATTTCCTCGAGTTTATCTCACTGTTTATAGCATTTTGCGCCTCGATCTCAATGAAGAGTCAGATAACTGAACTTCTCGAGAAGCTTCATAGTCCCCTTTATTGCCATCGAGTTCCGTTCTATGATCGATCGCGTTTCAGGTAGAGTCCGACTCTCCGAGGAGGACACTTTACAAATGACCGAGATGGTTTAAAGCCATCTCGGTCATTTCTCGACTCACCCACTCCAGGATAGCCATTCTTTACGCCAGGCTCGGGTATGTATACATAAGTTTCAGGGTAAGTCCAAAATGCTTAGATTATTAGTCCTTTAGTACGATGCATTCTTGACCTTTGAAAGGTATAAATAAGCATAATATGTGATAACTTGAATGTGTAATCGTTGAAGGCCTACGCACCTTTGGCGAGAAGGGGGTAGCCTACCGATTGGTGAAGCACTAGACCTGATAAGGTTTAGTGCTTTTGTGTTTCTGGAGCCTAATAAAAGACCAGCGGCCAGTGCGAGTGGCCGCCAGAAAGGAAGGTGTAAAGACTGCCGGTTGAGGGTCAGAGGTTAGTGGCCTTCCCATATTCATTTTAGCTAATCGGTAAGAATTAAATCAAGGAGGTCATCTATGTCAAAGTTTCATAGTGTGATCAGCAGGCGGGATTTCATGAAGGCAATTGGTTTAGCGAGTGCCGGTATAGGCGCTGCCTCCCTAGTTGCACCTGTGTTTCACGATCTGGATGAGTTGATCTCTTCGGATAGTGCGGGGTGGCAACGTCCTTGGTGGATAAAACAAAAAGATGAGCCCACTGTTGAAATCGATTGGAGCCAAATAAAGCCATATGATCACCGGCTGATTGGTTTTGCGGCTTACGCAAATGCACAGCATTGGGGATTGGATAGATGGAAAGAGGTAATCGCTCAGGGACCAGCGAAGACTGCCTCACTTAAAGGAACGAAGGGTTGGCGTATACGGGAAATGGCCCTTAGCCAAGCTGGCACCCCGTTTGCCGATTGGCGAACGAAAAATGCAGAATTTATGGGTTTTTCTACGGTTACTCCCGAGACTCTAGGGCTTCCAAAATGGCAGGGTAGCCCCGAAGAAAACACCCGGATGATTAGGGCAGCAGCGATCATTGAAGGTGCCACTCAGATTAGCACTACCGAGCTTGGCTCGAACGAACGTAATCTTGTGTATACCTACGGAAGACAGGGCATATTGGGTATGTCAACAGAAGATCAATTTATGACCAAGTGGCCGCCGCCAGCCGGTTATTGGCACAAATACGAATTTAGAAACGTTGATATCGGGTATACAGCACCAGTCGACGGTGTAGATGGTGTTTTGTGCGTTTTGCCGGATAGGCCTCTTTATGATATCAGCGTAATGATCCCAATGGCTAAAGAAGCCTGGAGAACGACTTCGGACGATCAAAAATCATCCGCGATGATTGGTTCTGAAGCGAATGCGGCACGCTATCGCATGTTCCATACCTCGACGTTACCGGGCATTCAGACGTTCATAAAAGCCATAGGATATCATAGTTATGCGTATGCAAAAAACGATACCGCAGGTGGGTGCTTGCCTTCCGAAGCAAGTGCAGTCCTAGGCGGGATATCGGAGATGAGTCGCAGCAGTGAAATTTGTATCAATCCTGAATATGGTCCTGTAACTGGTTATTATAGTATCTTAACTGATCTACCTATGGCGTCTCTAAAACCGATCGATGCCGGTATTTTCCGTTTCTGCCATTCTTGCCGCAAATGCGCAGATTATTGCCCATCTGGTTCGATCTCTTTTGATAAAGAACCGTCTTGGGAAATACCTAATTTTGACTACAAAGTTAAAAATATGTGTCTGGCTCCTGGGAAAAAACTCTTTTGGATAGACATTACCAAATGTCAATCCTCTCGCCAGTATATCAACCAATGTTCTTTCTTATGTAGAGGGGTTTGTTCTTTTAACGTAAACAACACGGCTCTAATCCATGAAGCGGTACA
This is a stretch of genomic DNA from Dehalogenimonas etheniformans. It encodes these proteins:
- a CDS encoding reductive dehalogenase — its product is MSVFHSTISRREFMKVLGFAGAGTGAASLVAPIFHDLDEVISSESAGWKRAWWVKSVDEPTVEIDWGQVKRFDHRVSAHASWANAQHWGKERWNQAAKEGETKAAALIGTKGYKLRDYALAAGGGVYSSYRLTWNWDFTGSDKTATPESLNMPKWQGTPEENVRIIRAAAKNYGAGQIGAAELSGHEKNLVYTYNRTGPLGSSTSDSWIDKPWPPPPGYWRKIDFENVDVGYTESYEGVKDVRLVLPNKTLWDIGIMIPMARESWSTSADGITSTQLSSDANGARYRMFHQSLLPSLQGFVRTLGYHSYGYAKKDGPGGLMPSEASAVLGGVSEMGRSSEICINPEHGSVTGYYSMLTDLELEPAKPIDAGIFRFCHTCRMCANTCPSQSISHDSEPSWEIPNFDYKVPNMCSVPGKKLFWINITSCQASRSYTNNCPQICRAVCNFNTSSAAMAHELVRSTISTTSIFNGFFWQMSKTFGYGTLDPEKWWEIAPDLPTWGTDSTLFTSAGAYKR
- a CDS encoding reductive dehalogenase, with amino-acid sequence MSLFHSTVSRRDFMKAIGLVGAGIGSASLAAPIFHDVDELISSQKSIQRRPWYVKERDLYNPTVEVDWEMTPNRYDPRFSGQAAYVRAMYYGKDRVLTCQAKGAAENAKRMAAGQSGFTVRDQALTLVRKDVERSWTGAKGVTIAKTPQERGEPKWTGTPEEASRMLNAAMRFFGGALFGYGELDQRMRTKVVNSHSRGNVWQNTEMYIDKSNWTDAMTNPIVYEDVDLGYSTPTKLVIPLKNMYWICADFPGGKHQYQAAPSLLANGRGPHDNLRVLFYPSFSYFMRYLGYQTLGTMQDGWDAVPDNSTAILGGIAEENRQGVLSLTPEMALAHSSWTLLTDLPVAPTKPIDAGIFRFCQRCGKCAETCPAGTIPMGDPSWEAPPVDGKENIMHHLGRKSYFGNGALCWTYIYEAGHGCKQCIGNCSFMVGSGAMVHELVKGAAAATGLFNGFFYSMSKSFDYGLYNPEDWWDQSLPIMGFDSTIVSYDGGYRK
- a CDS encoding reductive dehalogenase; the protein is MKGLGFAGVGFGGAALTSPTFHDLDEVMASSKSIQKRPWYVKDREIYNPTIDVDWTMLERYDSRLTSQTAYSRAQYFGKQRVINAAKKNAEVYAQRVAANEPGYTYRARALSEVPYKIDVAHTWANGPVGIAQAKTPEERGEPKWTGTPEEASQMLTAVLRHRGATLVGYGELDQRMRDKIVLAYPRASTSGTNFIDSWPPPASAAPPYVYEDVVKGYETTSKRVIPTKPMWYVAYFTQMSKELFRCAPSPLGSVGNVGGAYVNMNTYCHSFNFQRYLGYQMLTNHVDGDEPIAGGPGEVLSGVGEHTRQQLYTITPEYGQFGRMFVFLTDLPLAPTKPIDAGIWQFCHSCGKCAKSCPASAISNEKEPTWDQPMVEGKPTIFHPKGIRAFWQDTETCSMWSQENGYVNSSCKICYAVCPFNNNDRALVHEIVKTTMASTNIFNSFFYNMSEVFGYGQMDPEKWWDLSLPAQGVDTTRIAYDGGYRR
- a CDS encoding PAS domain-containing sensor histidine kinase, which encodes MNNSQRLESELKYQILFDNADDAILVWKVNEKLNEFVVIEANQVACNRYGYAHNEIIGLTGEQLNTPESLLRNRYVGAALARDGHVTAEITHLTKYGKPIPNEVRSHLFSLNGERVIISVCRDVSERKELERQRQELLQQERRLREKAEADTLMRANYVRALAHELKTPLTSLMASSEHLMDVLKDGHLNEFAKNICYGAERINNRIEELHDMVRLESGNFNLPSYPVDMKQLLLDAVAFVKPTAVKGKISLEITIPNELPLVCGDTERLQQVVLNLLNNALKYTPKGGAVWLKASVGQKGLIVEVGDTGCGIPKTDQNDLFKPYNRRHPKQQKVDGLGLGLVIAKAIIERYGGRIWLDSQPGKGSRFFIAMPIITPEANCEGACN
- a CDS encoding response regulator transcription factor, yielding MKALVIDDDDGIIQSVSLCLGLIWPDSDINWCHLGNEGISMVRETSPELVVLDLGLPDISGYDALKSIRSFSKVPVIVLTVRSDEDDVVRAFKLGADDYITKPFRKFEFLARIQSALSKFYPRAEDTGSIKTKYGNLQFDSTLKQLIYNGKTISLTSTESNTLRILLDRQGKIVSYKEIEQELWGHNVPNSVKVIRVYVNRLREKLELNPKNPRLIITEPGIGYSIHPTGPRS
- a CDS encoding reductive dehalogenase; this translates as MFHSTVSRREFMKGLGLAGAGIGAASLVSPVFHDLDELASSESASYRRSWWVKQNLEHHHPTVEVDWGQMKRIDQRLTTQSAYVNAQYEGLAEWKALITQGAPTLASFNGQKGNRLRDLALNAGAGYHMQSGPVKLTPVYYRSTLLGPTDGAPTPQQRNMPKWTGTPEEGSRILRAAAVFYGAGQIGGAELDHKLVFTHIKHGKTATANDATFIDTFPQPLTAGPKIEFVDDDIGHETDEIKYLPNKTLMEVGVMIPMSREAWRTDDPVAGSSIRAAANISRYRIWTTCVQPAIQVFLRSLGYTGYGYPYPDMSGGLVPAQASAVLGGVSEMGRSSEVAINPEHGSTGGYYSFLTDLPMEHDRPIDAGIFRFCHTCRKCADACPSESISQDAEPSWDIPQFDYKVPAMNMAAGKKLFWTNTHSCAKYRLSAACCICRPVCTFNVNQGSMVHELVKSTAANTSLFNGFFWSMAKPFGYGLKDPDEWWDLSLPSWGTDSTMSAFDGGYRK
- a CDS encoding reductive dehalogenase; the protein is MSKFHSVISRRDFMKAIGLASAGIGAASLVAPVFHDLDELISSDSAGWQRPWWIKQKDEPTVEIDWSQIKPYDHRLIGFAAYANAQHWGLDRWKEVIAQGPAKTASLKGTKGWRIREMALSQAGTPFADWRTKNAEFMGFSTVTPETLGLPKWQGSPEENTRMIRAAAIIEGATQISTTELGSNERNLVYTYGRQGILGMSTEDQFMTKWPPPAGYWHKYEFRNVDIGYTAPVDGVDGVLCVLPDRPLYDISVMIPMAKEAWRTTSDDQKSSAMIGSEANAARYRMFHTSTLPGIQTFIKAIGYHSYAYAKNDTAGGCLPSEASAVLGGISEMSRSSEICINPEYGPVTGYYSILTDLPMASLKPIDAGIFRFCHSCRKCADYCPSGSISFDKEPSWEIPNFDYKVKNMCLAPGKKLFWIDITKCQSSRQYINQCSFLCRGVCSFNVNNTALIHEAVHVTASTTGVFNGFFYNMSKAFGYGPLDPDDWWSMASNLPTWGTFPTQNTTRGI